One window from the genome of Paracoccus marcusii encodes:
- the dprA gene encoding DNA-processing protein DprA: protein MTIGLAPARFGLPASAVDDDLSVLRLIRSRRVGPTTFHRLIAEHGSARAALEALPGIAAQSGIADYAVCPEGVAAAELAAGRRAGARLIRHDSADYPDSLRQIDGAPAILWVRGDPAWLSRDVMAVIGARNASSLGLRMARGMAAGLGEAGFIVAAGLARGVDTAAHAAALPTGTIAVMAGGVDVIYPAENADLAARIAECGVLVSEQPPGTEPAARHFPTRNRIVSGLSQGVVVIEAAQRSGTLITARNALDQGREVMAVPGHPMDARAAGCNALIRDGATLVRSAADVADALAQTRPLPAPVVMAAPDPLPPPPRDQGGPIQLESRILQRLSPSPTEENDLIRDLGVPAATASAVILSLELQGRVTRLAGGRLALS from the coding sequence ATGACCATCGGACTTGCCCCTGCCCGTTTCGGCCTGCCCGCCTCGGCCGTCGACGACGACCTGTCCGTGCTGCGGCTGATCCGGTCGCGCCGCGTGGGCCCCACCACGTTCCACCGCCTGATCGCCGAACATGGCAGCGCCCGCGCCGCGCTGGAGGCGCTGCCCGGGATCGCGGCCCAGTCCGGCATCGCCGACTATGCCGTCTGCCCCGAAGGCGTCGCCGCGGCCGAACTGGCCGCCGGTCGGCGGGCGGGCGCGCGCCTGATCCGCCATGACAGCGCCGATTATCCCGACAGCCTGCGCCAGATCGACGGCGCCCCCGCGATCCTTTGGGTCCGGGGCGATCCGGCCTGGCTGTCGCGCGACGTGATGGCGGTGATCGGGGCGCGCAACGCATCGTCCCTGGGGCTGCGCATGGCGCGCGGCATGGCCGCCGGGCTGGGAGAGGCCGGGTTCATCGTGGCCGCCGGGCTGGCGCGCGGCGTCGATACCGCCGCCCATGCCGCGGCCCTGCCCACCGGGACCATCGCCGTGATGGCCGGGGGCGTCGACGTCATTTATCCGGCCGAAAATGCCGATCTGGCCGCGCGGATCGCCGAATGCGGCGTGCTGGTGTCCGAACAGCCGCCCGGCACGGAACCGGCGGCGCGGCATTTCCCGACCCGCAACCGCATCGTGTCAGGCCTGTCACAGGGCGTCGTGGTGATCGAGGCCGCGCAGCGGTCCGGCACCCTGATCACCGCCCGGAACGCGCTGGACCAGGGACGAGAGGTCATGGCCGTGCCCGGACATCCGATGGATGCACGGGCGGCGGGCTGCAACGCGCTGATCCGCGACGGGGCGACGCTGGTGCGCAGCGCCGCGGACGTGGCCGACGCGCTGGCGCAGACCCGGCCCCTGCCCGCGCCCGTCGTGATGGCCGCGCCCGACCCCCTGCCGCCCCCGCCGCGTGACCAGGGCGGTCCGATCCAGCTGGAAAGCCGCATCCTGCAGCGCCTGTCCCCCTCTCCGACCGAGGAAAACGACCTGATCCGCGATCTGGGCGTGCCGGCGGCGACGGCCAGCGCGGTGATCCTGTCGCTGGAACTGCAGGGCCGCGTCACGCGGCTGGCCGGGGGGCGTCTGGCGCTGTCCTGA
- the topA gene encoding type I DNA topoisomerase, which translates to MPVVVVESPAKAKTIEKYLGSDYRVLASFGHVRDLPPKDGSVDTDHDFDMKWEVAADSRKHLKAIKDALKDDQTLILATDPDREGEAISWHLLEALAPALKKGSAVSRVTFNAITKTAVTEAMAKPRQIDQPLVDAYLARRALDYLVGFKLSPVLWRKLPGAKSAGRVQSVCLRLIVDREMEIEAFKAREYWSVHARLATPGGDEYDATLVSLAGKKLDRFDLAAADQAAMALSAVASRDLKVASVAAKPASRNPWPPFMTSTLQQEASRKMGMGAKACMSAAQRLYEAGLITYMRTDGIDMAPEAVMAARDAIKAKFGDKYLPKSPRMYKNKAKNAQEAHECIRPTDMMLSPDKLKITADDQRKLYDLIWKRTIASQMEAARMERTTVEIASPDDQVGLRATGQVMLFDGFLRVYDQGRDDDDGEDSARLPAITEGEAARLVADAFDDELAKAREKGGDAVAAPAGLKAGPGLLVSDKAQAAARQHFTQPPPRYTEATLVKRMEELGIGRPSTYASIVTTIQDREYVRKDKNRLIAEDKGRLVTIFLLKYFPRYVSYDFTADLENELDEISAGDRLWREVLSRFWKDFSKALEGTSELRITEVLEAIDDALAPHLYPPRADGGDPRECPLCGQGRLNLKTARSGGAFIGCTNYPECRYTRPLSAPDGEAPIGDRVLGEDAGDQISLKTGRFGPYVQRGEATEEAPKPPRASIPKGWEVATLDLDQAVQLLALPRPVGPHPEDGVLIEAGIGRFGPYVKHGSKYANIADVDEVFTIGMNRAVEVLAAKQTRGRAAAAAPLRELGEHPDGGPIQILGGKYGPYVKWAKVNATLPRDVTPEDLTVEQALELIAAKAAKSPSKAKKPAAKKAAPKAAAKKPAAKKPAAKKPAAKKPAAKKAAAKPEAE; encoded by the coding sequence ATGCCCGTCGTCGTCGTCGAATCCCCGGCCAAGGCCAAGACCATCGAGAAATACCTGGGTTCCGACTATCGGGTTCTGGCCAGCTTCGGCCATGTCCGCGACCTGCCGCCCAAGGACGGCAGTGTCGACACCGACCATGATTTCGACATGAAATGGGAGGTCGCGGCCGACAGCCGCAAGCACCTCAAGGCGATCAAGGACGCGCTGAAGGACGACCAGACGCTGATTCTGGCCACCGACCCCGACCGCGAGGGCGAGGCGATCAGCTGGCACCTGCTGGAGGCGCTGGCCCCGGCCCTGAAGAAGGGCAGCGCGGTCAGCCGCGTGACCTTCAACGCCATCACCAAGACCGCCGTGACCGAGGCGATGGCCAAGCCGCGCCAGATCGACCAGCCGCTGGTCGACGCCTATCTGGCGCGCCGCGCGCTGGATTATCTGGTGGGGTTCAAGCTGTCGCCGGTCCTGTGGCGCAAGCTGCCGGGCGCAAAGTCGGCGGGCCGCGTCCAGTCCGTCTGCCTGCGCCTGATCGTCGACCGCGAGATGGAGATCGAGGCCTTCAAGGCACGCGAATACTGGTCGGTCCATGCCCGCCTGGCGACCCCGGGCGGCGACGAATACGACGCCACGCTGGTGTCGCTGGCCGGCAAGAAGCTTGACCGGTTCGACCTGGCCGCCGCTGATCAGGCCGCGATGGCGCTGAGCGCAGTGGCAAGCCGCGACCTGAAAGTCGCGTCGGTCGCCGCCAAGCCCGCCAGCCGCAACCCCTGGCCGCCCTTCATGACCTCGACCCTGCAGCAGGAGGCGAGCCGCAAGATGGGCATGGGCGCCAAGGCCTGCATGTCGGCGGCGCAGCGCTTGTACGAGGCCGGGCTGATCACCTACATGCGGACCGACGGCATCGACATGGCCCCCGAGGCCGTGATGGCCGCCCGCGACGCGATCAAGGCCAAGTTCGGCGACAAGTACCTGCCGAAATCGCCGCGCATGTACAAGAACAAGGCCAAGAACGCGCAGGAGGCGCATGAGTGCATCCGGCCGACCGACATGATGCTGTCGCCGGACAAGCTGAAGATCACCGCGGACGATCAGCGCAAGCTGTACGACCTGATCTGGAAGCGGACCATCGCCAGCCAGATGGAGGCCGCCCGGATGGAGCGGACCACGGTCGAGATCGCCAGCCCCGACGACCAGGTCGGCCTGCGCGCCACCGGCCAGGTGATGCTGTTCGACGGCTTCCTGCGCGTCTATGACCAGGGTCGCGACGACGACGACGGAGAGGACAGCGCCCGCCTGCCCGCGATCACCGAGGGCGAGGCCGCGCGTCTGGTCGCCGACGCTTTCGACGACGAACTGGCCAAGGCCCGCGAGAAGGGCGGCGACGCGGTCGCGGCCCCCGCGGGGCTGAAGGCCGGGCCGGGCCTCTTGGTCAGCGACAAGGCCCAGGCCGCAGCGCGACAGCATTTCACCCAGCCCCCGCCGCGCTATACCGAGGCCACGCTGGTCAAGCGGATGGAGGAGCTGGGCATCGGACGCCCGTCGACCTATGCCAGCATCGTCACCACGATCCAGGACCGCGAATATGTCCGCAAGGACAAGAACCGCCTGATCGCCGAGGACAAGGGCCGGTTGGTGACGATCTTCCTGCTGAAGTATTTCCCGCGATACGTCAGCTATGACTTCACCGCCGACCTGGAGAACGAGCTGGACGAGATCAGCGCCGGCGACCGCCTGTGGCGCGAGGTTCTGAGCCGCTTCTGGAAGGACTTCTCCAAAGCACTGGAGGGCACGTCCGAGCTGCGCATCACCGAGGTGCTGGAGGCGATCGACGACGCGCTGGCGCCGCATCTCTATCCGCCGCGGGCGGATGGGGGCGATCCGCGCGAATGCCCGCTGTGCGGTCAGGGCCGCCTGAACCTCAAGACCGCGCGGTCGGGCGGGGCCTTCATCGGCTGTACCAACTATCCGGAATGCCGCTACACCCGCCCCCTGTCCGCCCCGGACGGAGAGGCGCCCATCGGCGACCGCGTGCTGGGAGAGGATGCGGGCGATCAGATCAGCCTCAAGACCGGGCGTTTCGGTCCCTATGTCCAGCGCGGCGAGGCGACCGAGGAGGCCCCCAAGCCCCCCCGCGCGTCGATCCCGAAGGGATGGGAGGTCGCGACCCTGGACCTGGACCAGGCTGTGCAGCTGCTGGCCCTGCCCCGCCCCGTCGGTCCCCACCCCGAGGACGGGGTGCTGATCGAGGCCGGGATCGGCCGCTTTGGCCCCTATGTGAAGCACGGGTCGAAATACGCCAACATCGCCGATGTCGACGAGGTCTTCACCATTGGCATGAACCGCGCGGTCGAGGTGCTGGCCGCCAAGCAGACCCGCGGCCGCGCCGCAGCGGCCGCACCGCTGCGCGAGCTGGGAGAGCATCCGGACGGCGGTCCGATCCAGATCCTGGGCGGAAAGTACGGCCCCTATGTCAAGTGGGCCAAGGTCAACGCGACCCTGCCCCGCGACGTCACCCCCGAGGATCTGACCGTCGAACAGGCGTTGGAGCTGATCGCGGCCAAGGCTGCGAAATCGCCGTCCAAGGCCAAGAAACCGGCCGCCAAGAAGGCCGCGCCCAAGGCAGCCGCCAAGAAGCCTGCCGCCAAGAAACCGGCGGCAAAGAAGCCCGCGGCCAAGAAGCCTGCCGCGAAAAAGGCCGCGGCCAAGCCCGAGGCCGAGTAG
- a CDS encoding CoA transferase subunit A gives MKKVYATAGEALDGLLHDGMFIAAGGFGLCGIPELLIDALVESEVKDLTIASNNCGVDGFGLGKLLDTRQIKKMISSYVGENAEFMRQYLSGELELEFNPQGTLAERMRAGGAGIPGFYTKTGVGTVIAEGKEVKNFDGQDYILERGIVADLSIVKAWKADDTGNLVFRKTARNFNPPAAMCGRVCVAEVEEIVPRGSLDPDLIHLPGIYVHRIIQGSHEKRIEQRTTRKKEAV, from the coding sequence ATGAAAAAGGTCTATGCCACTGCGGGCGAGGCTCTGGACGGGCTTTTGCATGACGGGATGTTCATCGCGGCAGGGGGGTTCGGCCTGTGCGGCATCCCCGAGCTGCTGATCGACGCCCTGGTCGAATCCGAGGTCAAGGATCTGACCATCGCCAGCAACAATTGCGGCGTGGACGGGTTCGGCCTGGGCAAGCTGCTGGACACACGTCAGATCAAGAAGATGATCAGCAGCTATGTCGGCGAGAACGCCGAATTCATGCGTCAGTACCTGTCCGGAGAGCTTGAGTTGGAGTTCAACCCGCAGGGCACCCTGGCCGAACGCATGCGTGCGGGCGGCGCCGGCATCCCGGGCTTCTATACCAAGACCGGCGTCGGCACCGTCATCGCCGAGGGCAAGGAGGTCAAGAATTTCGACGGCCAGGACTACATCCTGGAACGCGGGATCGTGGCCGACCTGTCCATCGTCAAGGCCTGGAAGGCCGACGACACCGGCAACCTGGTGTTCCGCAAGACCGCGCGCAACTTCAACCCGCCCGCCGCGATGTGCGGCCGCGTCTGCGTCGCCGAGGTCGAGGAGATCGTCCCGCGCGGCAGCTTGGACCCCGACCTGATCCACCTGCCCGGCATCTATGTCCACCGGATCATCCAGGGGTCGCACGAAAAGCGCATCGAACAGCGCACCACCCGCAAGAAGGAGGCCGTGTGA
- a CDS encoding 3-oxoacid CoA-transferase subunit B has product MTEAAKGWDRNQMAARAAEELEDGWYVNLGIGIPTLVANYVGDKDITLQSENGMLGMGPFPFEGDEDPDLINAGKQTITELSRTSYFDSATSFGMIRGGKIAAAILGAMEVSEEGDLANWMIPGKLVKGMGGAMDLVAGVGRVIVVMDHTNKAGESKVLKSCTLPLTGKAVVDRIITNMGVLDVVPGGLRIVQLADGITEDEIRAATQATLV; this is encoded by the coding sequence ATGACCGAGGCAGCAAAAGGCTGGGACCGCAACCAGATGGCCGCCCGCGCGGCCGAGGAGCTGGAAGACGGCTGGTACGTCAACCTGGGGATCGGCATCCCGACCCTGGTCGCGAACTATGTCGGCGACAAGGACATCACGCTCCAGTCCGAGAACGGCATGCTGGGCATGGGCCCCTTCCCGTTCGAGGGCGACGAGGATCCCGACCTGATCAACGCCGGCAAGCAGACCATCACCGAACTGTCGCGCACCAGCTATTTCGACAGCGCCACCAGCTTTGGCATGATCCGCGGCGGCAAGATCGCCGCGGCGATCCTGGGCGCGATGGAGGTCTCGGAGGAGGGCGATCTGGCCAACTGGATGATCCCCGGCAAGCTGGTCAAGGGCATGGGCGGCGCGATGGACCTGGTCGCGGGCGTGGGCCGCGTGATCGTGGTCATGGACCACACCAACAAGGCGGGCGAGTCCAAGGTGCTGAAATCGTGCACCCTGCCGCTGACCGGCAAGGCCGTGGTCGACCGGATCATCACCAACATGGGCGTCCTGGACGTGGTGCCCGGCGGGCTGCGCATCGTCCAGCTGGCCGACGGCATCACCGAGGACGAGATCCGCGCCGCGACCCAGGCCACGCTGGTCTGA
- the folD gene encoding bifunctional methylenetetrahydrofolate dehydrogenase/methenyltetrahydrofolate cyclohydrolase FolD codes for MTAQTLDGKAFAARLRARIATQVADLAGQGIVPGLAVVLVGEDPASQVYVRSKGRMTREVGMTSFEHRLPASTDQATLMALIAKLNADPAVNGILVQLPLPKGMDEAAVINAILPEKDVDGFHILNVGRLATGQKAMVPCTPLGCLMLLRDHLGSLSGRNAVVIGRSNIVGKPMAQLLLRDSATVTVAHSRTTDLAALCRQADILVAAVGRPHFVQGDWIKPGATVIDVGINRTDDGLVGDVDFAAAVQVAGAITPVPGGVGPMTIACLLANTLTATARSHGLPDPEGLTP; via the coding sequence ATGACCGCCCAGACCCTTGACGGCAAGGCCTTTGCCGCCCGCCTGCGCGCCCGGATTGCCACGCAGGTCGCCGATCTTGCAGGGCAGGGCATCGTGCCCGGCCTGGCCGTCGTCCTGGTGGGCGAGGATCCGGCCAGCCAGGTTTATGTCCGGTCCAAGGGGCGCATGACGCGAGAGGTCGGCATGACCTCGTTCGAACACCGGCTGCCGGCGTCGACGGATCAGGCCACGCTGATGGCGCTGATCGCCAAGCTGAACGCCGATCCGGCCGTGAACGGCATCCTGGTCCAGCTGCCCCTTCCAAAGGGCATGGACGAGGCGGCGGTCATCAATGCCATCCTGCCCGAAAAGGACGTGGATGGGTTCCACATCCTGAACGTCGGGCGCCTGGCCACCGGGCAGAAGGCGATGGTGCCCTGCACGCCGCTTGGCTGCCTGATGCTGCTGCGCGACCATCTGGGGTCGCTGTCCGGCCGCAATGCGGTGGTCATCGGGCGCAGCAATATCGTGGGCAAGCCCATGGCGCAGCTGCTGCTGCGCGACAGTGCGACCGTGACGGTGGCGCATTCGCGCACGACCGATCTGGCCGCGCTGTGCCGTCAGGCCGACATTCTGGTCGCTGCCGTCGGGCGGCCGCATTTCGTGCAGGGCGACTGGATCAAGCCGGGCGCCACCGTCATCGACGTGGGCATCAACCGGACCGATGACGGGCTGGTGGGCGATGTCGACTTTGCCGCGGCAGTGCAGGTGGCCGGTGCGATCACCCCGGTTCCCGGGGGCGTGGGGCCGATGACCATCGCCTGCCTGTTGGCCAATACGCTGACCGCGACCGCGCGCAGCCACGGCCTGCCCGACCCCGAGGGGCTGACCCCCTAG
- a CDS encoding chorismate mutase, with the protein MTRTCDIPDMPALRAQIDQLDEQLMALLARRHALIDRAAQIKAGNGMPARIDARVEEVVANVRRHAEGHGLDPQLYDRLWRQLIEAAIAQEERQLNKDRP; encoded by the coding sequence ATGACCCGGACCTGTGACATCCCCGACATGCCCGCGCTGCGGGCTCAGATCGACCAGCTGGACGAACAGCTGATGGCGTTGCTGGCGCGACGCCATGCGCTGATCGACCGCGCCGCGCAGATCAAGGCCGGCAACGGCATGCCCGCGCGCATCGATGCCCGCGTCGAGGAGGTCGTGGCGAATGTCCGCCGCCACGCCGAGGGTCACGGCCTGGACCCCCAGCTGTACGATCGCCTTTGGCGGCAGCTGATCGAGGCCGCCATCGCCCAGGAAGAACGCCAGCTGAACAAGGACCGCCCATGA
- a CDS encoding MarR family winged helix-turn-helix transcriptional regulator, which produces MSDDPALSSLSPFDQMLCFDVYAVNLAFGRIYKPLLDPLGLTYPQFLVMMALWANDHQSVGGIGDSLGLDSSTLTPLIKRLEAANLVTRQRDSRDERRVIVSLSPQGADLQSQSERVIACVTGNTGLDDRTAQALREQLRRLRRQLQQSPQG; this is translated from the coding sequence ATGAGCGATGATCCCGCCTTGTCCAGCCTGTCGCCTTTCGATCAGATGCTGTGCTTTGACGTCTATGCCGTCAATCTTGCCTTTGGGCGGATCTACAAGCCGTTGCTGGACCCGCTTGGGCTGACCTATCCGCAGTTTCTGGTGATGATGGCGTTGTGGGCCAATGATCATCAGTCCGTCGGCGGCATCGGCGACAGCCTCGGGCTGGACAGCAGCACCCTGACCCCGCTGATCAAGCGGCTGGAGGCGGCGAACCTGGTCACCCGACAGCGGGATTCGCGCGACGAACGCCGGGTGATCGTGTCGCTGTCCCCGCAGGGCGCCGACCTGCAAAGCCAGTCCGAACGCGTCATCGCCTGCGTGACCGGCAATACCGGGCTGGATGACCGGACCGCCCAGGCACTGCGCGAACAGCTACGACGCCTGCGACGTCAGCTGCAGCAGAGCCCGCAGGGCTAG
- a CDS encoding organic hydroperoxide resistance protein, whose translation MPEKILYRTAATATGGGRDGKTALNDGTSAIDLVVPKELGGPGGDGLNPEKLFALGYAACFMGAMRHYAASQKVKVPDDAAVNVSVGIGPRSDPGFGLDVQIAVSLPGLDPAVAQDLIEGGHKVCPYSHATAGTLTITPTLV comes from the coding sequence ATGCCGGAAAAGATCCTCTATCGGACCGCCGCGACGGCCACCGGGGGCGGCCGTGACGGCAAAACCGCCTTAAATGACGGCACTTCGGCCATCGACCTGGTCGTTCCGAAGGAGTTGGGCGGTCCCGGCGGCGACGGGCTCAACCCGGAAAAGCTGTTCGCGCTCGGCTATGCCGCCTGCTTCATGGGCGCGATGCGCCATTACGCTGCGTCGCAAAAGGTCAAGGTGCCGGATGATGCGGCGGTCAATGTCAGCGTCGGCATCGGCCCCCGCAGCGATCCGGGCTTCGGACTGGACGTCCAGATCGCCGTGTCCCTGCCCGGCCTGGACCCCGCCGTGGCGCAGGACCTGATCGAGGGCGGTCACAAGGTCTGTCCCTATTCGCATGCCACGGCCGGCACGCTGACCATCACGCCGACTCTGGTGTGA